A single Pygocentrus nattereri isolate fPygNat1 chromosome 28, fPygNat1.pri, whole genome shotgun sequence DNA region contains:
- the cdk20 gene encoding cyclin-dependent kinase 20 isoform X4: MLSDLSEVIRNSQRPLTESQVKGYMMMLLKGVAFCHENSIMHRDLKPANLLISSTGHLKIADFGLARLFSNEGERLYSHQVATRWYRAPELLYGARKYDEGVDLWAVGCIFGELLNNSPLFPGENDIEQLCCVLRVLGTPNQKVWPEITELPDYNKITFKENPPIPLEEIVPDTSPQAVDLLKKFLVYPSKQRLSARQALLHPYFFTDPLPAHHSELPIPQRGGKHSRQRLQPPFEFSVDRPLHESLVDPSLIQRHAWGCL; this comes from the exons ATGCTGTCAGATCTATCAGAGGTCATTAGGAACTCACAGAGGCCCCTGACTGAGTCTCAGGTCAAAGGATACATGATGATGCTGCTCAAAGGGGTGGCGTTCTGTCACGAGAACTCCATCATGCACAGG GATCTCAAGCCTGCAAACCTTCTAATCAGCTCTACAGGTCACTTGAAGATTGCCGACTTTGGCCTGGCCAGGCTTTTTTCCAATGAAGGAGAGAGGCTTTACAGTCACCAGGTAGCAACAAG ATGGTATAGAGCTCCAGAGCTTCTGTATGGTGCTCGGAAATATGATGAAGGCGTGGATCTCTG GGCAGTGGGCTGTATTTTCGGAGAGCTGTTGAATAACTCTCCTCTGTTTCCTGGAGAGAATGACATCGAGCAGCTGTGCTGTGTGCTCCGGGTCCTGGGAACTCCCAACCAGAAAGTGTGGCCG GAGATCACAGAATTGCCAGATTACAATAAGATCACCTTTAAAGAAAACCCACCCATTCCTCTGGAGGAGATTGTGCCTGACACGTCACCTCAGGCCGTTGACTTGCTGAAGAAATTTCTCGTGTATCCCTCCAAGCAGAGGCTTAGTGCCAGACAG gCTTTACTCCATCCATACTTCTTTACAGACCCTCTCCCAGCCCATCACTCAGAGCTGCCCATCCCTCAGCGTGGGGGGAAACATTCCCGCCAGCGATTGCAGCCCCCCTTTGAGTTTTCAGTGGATCGACCTTTACATGAGAGCCTGGTGGACCCAAGCCTGATCCAAAGGCATGCATGGGGGTGTTTGTAA
- the cdk20 gene encoding cyclin-dependent kinase 20 isoform X2, producing the protein MDQYSILGRIGEGAHGIVFKAKHIETGETVALKKVALRKLEDGIPNQALREIKALQEIEDNQYVVKLKDVFPHGTGFVLVFEYMLSDLSEVIRNSQRPLTESQVKGYMMMLLKGVAFCHENSIMHRDLKPANLLISSTGHLKIADFGLARLFSNEGERLYSHQVATRWYRAPELLYGARKYDEGVDLWAVGCIFGELLNNSPLFPGENDIEQLCCVLRVLGTPNQKVWPALLHPYFFTDPLPAHHSELPIPQRGGKHSRQRLQPPFEFSVDRPLHESLVDPSLIQRHAWGCL; encoded by the exons ATGGATCAGTACAGCATTCTTGGTAGAATCGGCGAAGGAGCCCATGGAATTGTTTTTAAAGCCAAACACATTGAG ACTGGAGAGACGGTGGCTTTGAAGAAAGTTGCCCTTCGAAAGCTGGAAGATGGGATTCCTAACCAAGCTCTGAGAGAAATTAAAGCTCTTCAGGAGATTGAAGACAATCAGTAT GTAGTAAAGCTGAAGGACGTTTTCCCCCATGGCACAGGCTTTGTGCTGGTCTTTGAATATATGCTGTCAGATCTATCAGAGGTCATTAGGAACTCACAGAGGCCCCTGACTGAGTCTCAGGTCAAAGGATACATGATGATGCTGCTCAAAGGGGTGGCGTTCTGTCACGAGAACTCCATCATGCACAGG GATCTCAAGCCTGCAAACCTTCTAATCAGCTCTACAGGTCACTTGAAGATTGCCGACTTTGGCCTGGCCAGGCTTTTTTCCAATGAAGGAGAGAGGCTTTACAGTCACCAGGTAGCAACAAG ATGGTATAGAGCTCCAGAGCTTCTGTATGGTGCTCGGAAATATGATGAAGGCGTGGATCTCTG GGCAGTGGGCTGTATTTTCGGAGAGCTGTTGAATAACTCTCCTCTGTTTCCTGGAGAGAATGACATCGAGCAGCTGTGCTGTGTGCTCCGGGTCCTGGGAACTCCCAACCAGAAAGTGTGGCCG gCTTTACTCCATCCATACTTCTTTACAGACCCTCTCCCAGCCCATCACTCAGAGCTGCCCATCCCTCAGCGTGGGGGGAAACATTCCCGCCAGCGATTGCAGCCCCCCTTTGAGTTTTCAGTGGATCGACCTTTACATGAGAGCCTGGTGGACCCAAGCCTGATCCAAAGGCATGCATGGGGGTGTTTGTAA
- the cdk20 gene encoding cyclin-dependent kinase 20 isoform X1, with protein sequence MDQYSILGRIGEGAHGIVFKAKHIETGETVALKKVALRKLEDGIPNQALREIKALQEIEDNQYVVKLKDVFPHGTGFVLVFEYMLSDLSEVIRNSQRPLTESQVKGYMMMLLKGVAFCHENSIMHRDLKPANLLISSTGHLKIADFGLARLFSNEGERLYSHQVATRWYRAPELLYGARKYDEGVDLWAVGCIFGELLNNSPLFPGENDIEQLCCVLRVLGTPNQKVWPEITELPDYNKITFKENPPIPLEEIVPDTSPQAVDLLKKFLVYPSKQRLSARQALLHPYFFTDPLPAHHSELPIPQRGGKHSRQRLQPPFEFSVDRPLHESLVDPSLIQRHAWGCL encoded by the exons ATGGATCAGTACAGCATTCTTGGTAGAATCGGCGAAGGAGCCCATGGAATTGTTTTTAAAGCCAAACACATTGAG ACTGGAGAGACGGTGGCTTTGAAGAAAGTTGCCCTTCGAAAGCTGGAAGATGGGATTCCTAACCAAGCTCTGAGAGAAATTAAAGCTCTTCAGGAGATTGAAGACAATCAGTAT GTAGTAAAGCTGAAGGACGTTTTCCCCCATGGCACAGGCTTTGTGCTGGTCTTTGAATATATGCTGTCAGATCTATCAGAGGTCATTAGGAACTCACAGAGGCCCCTGACTGAGTCTCAGGTCAAAGGATACATGATGATGCTGCTCAAAGGGGTGGCGTTCTGTCACGAGAACTCCATCATGCACAGG GATCTCAAGCCTGCAAACCTTCTAATCAGCTCTACAGGTCACTTGAAGATTGCCGACTTTGGCCTGGCCAGGCTTTTTTCCAATGAAGGAGAGAGGCTTTACAGTCACCAGGTAGCAACAAG ATGGTATAGAGCTCCAGAGCTTCTGTATGGTGCTCGGAAATATGATGAAGGCGTGGATCTCTG GGCAGTGGGCTGTATTTTCGGAGAGCTGTTGAATAACTCTCCTCTGTTTCCTGGAGAGAATGACATCGAGCAGCTGTGCTGTGTGCTCCGGGTCCTGGGAACTCCCAACCAGAAAGTGTGGCCG GAGATCACAGAATTGCCAGATTACAATAAGATCACCTTTAAAGAAAACCCACCCATTCCTCTGGAGGAGATTGTGCCTGACACGTCACCTCAGGCCGTTGACTTGCTGAAGAAATTTCTCGTGTATCCCTCCAAGCAGAGGCTTAGTGCCAGACAG gCTTTACTCCATCCATACTTCTTTACAGACCCTCTCCCAGCCCATCACTCAGAGCTGCCCATCCCTCAGCGTGGGGGGAAACATTCCCGCCAGCGATTGCAGCCCCCCTTTGAGTTTTCAGTGGATCGACCTTTACATGAGAGCCTGGTGGACCCAAGCCTGATCCAAAGGCATGCATGGGGGTGTTTGTAA
- the cdk20 gene encoding cyclin-dependent kinase 20 isoform X3 has translation MDQYSILGRIGEGAHGIVFKAKHIETGETVALKKVALRKLEDGIPNQALREIKALQEIEDNQYVVKLKDVFPHGTGFVLVFEYMLSDLSEVIRNSQRPLTESQVKGYMMMLLKGVAFCHENSIMHRDLKPANLLISSTGHLKIADFGLARLFSNEGERLYSHQVATRWYRAPELLYGARKYDEGVDLWAVGCIFGELLNNSPLFPGENDIEQLCCVLRVLGTPNQKVWPEITELPDYNKITFKENPPIPLEEIVPDTSPQAVDLLKKFLVYPSKQRLSARQVCSGKS, from the exons ATGGATCAGTACAGCATTCTTGGTAGAATCGGCGAAGGAGCCCATGGAATTGTTTTTAAAGCCAAACACATTGAG ACTGGAGAGACGGTGGCTTTGAAGAAAGTTGCCCTTCGAAAGCTGGAAGATGGGATTCCTAACCAAGCTCTGAGAGAAATTAAAGCTCTTCAGGAGATTGAAGACAATCAGTAT GTAGTAAAGCTGAAGGACGTTTTCCCCCATGGCACAGGCTTTGTGCTGGTCTTTGAATATATGCTGTCAGATCTATCAGAGGTCATTAGGAACTCACAGAGGCCCCTGACTGAGTCTCAGGTCAAAGGATACATGATGATGCTGCTCAAAGGGGTGGCGTTCTGTCACGAGAACTCCATCATGCACAGG GATCTCAAGCCTGCAAACCTTCTAATCAGCTCTACAGGTCACTTGAAGATTGCCGACTTTGGCCTGGCCAGGCTTTTTTCCAATGAAGGAGAGAGGCTTTACAGTCACCAGGTAGCAACAAG ATGGTATAGAGCTCCAGAGCTTCTGTATGGTGCTCGGAAATATGATGAAGGCGTGGATCTCTG GGCAGTGGGCTGTATTTTCGGAGAGCTGTTGAATAACTCTCCTCTGTTTCCTGGAGAGAATGACATCGAGCAGCTGTGCTGTGTGCTCCGGGTCCTGGGAACTCCCAACCAGAAAGTGTGGCCG GAGATCACAGAATTGCCAGATTACAATAAGATCACCTTTAAAGAAAACCCACCCATTCCTCTGGAGGAGATTGTGCCTGACACGTCACCTCAGGCCGTTGACTTGCTGAAGAAATTTCTCGTGTATCCCTCCAAGCAGAGGCTTAGTGCCAGACAGGTCTGCTCAGGCAAATCTTAA